From Branchiostoma floridae strain S238N-H82 unplaced genomic scaffold, Bfl_VNyyK Sc7u5tJ_425, whole genome shotgun sequence, one genomic window encodes:
- the LOC118408801 gene encoding uncharacterized protein LOC118408801 has protein sequence MTELLLNPNSKNLLTMVHLNARSLLPKIEELRSLVSTMKFSVLCVTETLLSSDIVDRDIELEGYQVYRKDRNRHGGGVLMYVSDSLYTTRRGDLENDEIESIWCDVTKANTNLLINCSYRPPSADDTFFDLFETQIQKATDQAHAVKVILGDFNAKNSNWLNSNTTDNPGRQLDNIFMNHGLEQVLHEPTRGRNLLDLIVTSHPVMCHQTGTLAPLGDSDHLATATALNLKANHHSGKRLVWLYSKANIETLHQHIAAAPWDINHVFDSMDDIWDSWYNMFIAICKQHIPHKFVSTTRTAKPWIHSNKEIKTAIRRKHRLHSRAKRINTEVTWATYRRQRNLVTALTRRAESAYIEELVNDVETGNTRRFFTYAKSALGNTSTGIPALKVGSAILETPEEKANALNNFFINQTDLPARNDPTPTFHPTTVPGTVLDSVQLSVEE, from the coding sequence ATGACGGAACTGTTGCTGAACCCAAACTCGAAAAACTTACTGACCATGGTACATCTCAATGCTCGAAGTTTACTACCCAAGATTGAAGAACTCAGATCTTTGGTATCCACGATGAAGTTCAGTGTTCTATGCGTAACTGAGACTTTGCTAAGTAGTGATATTGTTGACCGTGATATCGAACTGGAAGGGTACCAGGTGTACCGGAAAGACAGGAACAGACATGGAGGTGGCGTCTTGATGTATGTCAGTGATTCTCTGTACACGACAAGACGTGGTGATCTTGAGAATGACGAGATAGAATCTATCTGGTGTGATGTGACCAAAGCCAATACCAATCTCTTAATCAATTGTTCATATCGCCCGCCATCAGCAGATGACACATTCTTTGACCTATTCGAAACTCAGATTCAGAAAGCAACGGACCAAGCACATGCTGTTAAAGTGATCCTCGGAGATTTCAATGCAAAGAACAGCAACTGGCTTAACAGCAACACAACTGACAACCCGGGACGACAACTTGACAACATTTTCATGAACCATGGTCTAGAACAGGTGCTTCACGAACCGACCCGTGGGAGGAACTTGTTGGACCTGATTGTCACCTCCCATCCAGTAATGTGTCACCAAACGGGCACCTTAGCTCCCCTTGGTGACTCTGATCATCTCGCAACAGCAACTGCGCTCAACCTAAAGGCAAACCACCACAGCGGAAAACGCCTCGTCTGGTTGTATAGCAAAGCGAACATTGAAACCCTTCACCAACACATTGCAGCCGCCCCCTGGGATATCAACCACGTTTTTGACTCCATGGACGACATCTGGGATTCATGGTACAACATGTTCATTGCCATATGCAAACAACACATCCCTCACAAGTTTGTCTCTACCACTAGGACAGCAAAGCCCTGGATACATTCTAACAAAGAGATCAAAACAGCTATCCGTAGAAAACACCGCCTACACTCCAGAGCGAAACGGATAAATACTGAGGTAACGTGGGCCACCTACAGAAGACAAAGAAATCTAGTGACTGCACTCACAAGAAGGGCCGAGTCAGCTTACATTGAGGAACTCGTGAATGATGTGGAGACTGGCAACACCAGGCGATTCTTCACATATGCTAAATCTGCTCTGGGAAATACCTCAACGGGTATCCCAGCTCTTAAAGTCGGTTCAGCCATACTGGAGACTCCGGAAGAAAAGGCTAATGCCCTGAACAATTTCTTCATAAACCAGACTGATCTTCCCGCTAGGAATGACCCAACTCCGACATTCCACCCGACAACTGTCCCGGGAACAGTCTTGGATTCTGTTCAGCTGTCAGTTGAGGAA